The Sulfuricurvum sp. IAE1 DNA window TCCAATTGCGAAGGCAAAACGTTGGACGCAGAGTTCTGACGCGCCCCGCATCAAAAAATTTAATCCAAACAGAAAGGACTAACGATGGCAGTACCTAAAAGAAGAGTGAGTCACACTCGCGCCGCGAAACGCAGAACTCACTACAAAATCACTCTTGCACGTCCGGTCAAAGACAAAGACGGCACCTACAAATTGCCTCACTATGTCAACCCGACAACCGGTGAGTACAAATAATCGATGATTAGAATTGCAATTGATGCAATGGGAGGGGACTTCGGTCCCGAACCGATTGTCAAAGGGACCCTTGAAGCGCTCAAGGAGAAAAAGTTTGAACCCATTCTGGTTGGGAAAAAAGATGAGATTTTATCTTTATTACCCAAGGGCTATAAAGATAAAATTTTAATCGTCGAAGCGGACGATGTCATCGACATGAGCGATGCGGCCACCGATGCGCTGAAACGAAAAGAGAGCTCGATCTACAAAGCGATCGAACTGGTACGCGAGGGGAAAGCCGACGGCGTTGTGAGCGCCGGTCACAGCGGTGCGACGATGTCGCTGGCGACCCTGCGTCTGGGGCGTCTCAAACACGTACTGCGCCCTGCACTGGTCACGCTCATGCCGACGAAAAACGGCCAGCGCAGTGTCATGCTTGATGTCGGAGCAAACGTCGACTGCAAGGCCGAACACCTTTTCCAGTTCGGTATCATGGGCTATTACTACGCACAGGACATGCTGGGACTCGCCCATCCGCGCGTCGGCCTTCTCGCCAACGGCGAAGAGAGTTCCAAAGGGAACGAAGTGACCAAAGAGACCTTCGGGATGCTTCAAAACGAAAAAGGGTTCATCGGCAACGTCGAAGGGAACAACATTTTCGACGGTTCCTGCGACGTCATCGTCTGCGACGGCTTTATCGGGAATCTCGTCCTCAAAGCTTCCGAAGGGGTTGCCTCTACGATCAGCTTTTTTATCAAAGAGTACATCCGCAAATCGCCGGTAGCGATCACGGGTGCGCTTTTGATGCGTAAAGTGTTCAAGCTCCTTAAAAAAGAGATCGACTACGCCGAAATCGGCGGAGCCCCGCTGATCGGTATCAAAGGGTGCGCCATCGTCAGCCACGGCAAAAGCAATCCCAAAGCGATCAAAAACGCAATATTTCAGGCGATCCGTTACGTAAACACCGGCGTCAACGAACATATCGAAAAACGGCTCGAAGAGCTTAAAAGCTGACTTCGATTCCTCTCAAAGGTTAACCCATGTACGCAGCATTTCGATCGATCGGAGCATACGTCCCCTCCAAAGTCCTGACCAACAGCGATCTGGAGACGATGGTCGATACCACCGACGAGTGGATTACCAAACGGACCGGGATCAAGGAACGTCACATCGCCGCCGAAGGCGAAACGACCAGCGACATGGGCGTCAAAGCGGCCGAGCTGGCCATCGAGCGTGCCGGCATCGATAAAAGCACCATCGACATGGTTGTGTGCGCCACGATCTCTCCCGATTATTTCTGTATGCCCTCGACCGCTACCCTGATCACTTCGAAACTGGGACTTGCGAAAGTCACCGCGTTCGATATTTCCGCTGCCTGCACCGGATTTGTCTACGCCCTTTCCGTCGCCAAAGCATTCATTGAATCGGGTATGAAGAAAAACGTCCTTATCGTCGGTGCGGAGCGCCTGAGCGCCATCACCGACTATACCGACCGGGGGACCTGTATCCTGTTCGGCGACGGTGCGGGAGCCGCCATAATCAGTGCAACGGACAACAAGGAAGAAGCGATTATCGACATCCATACCGGCGCGGATGGCGATTATGCCGATCTTCTGATGACTCCCAACGGCGGGAGCGGATCGGCGCACGACGAACTTGACCGCGAAGCGGCAGGATGCTTCATGAAAATGAAAGGGAACGAAACCTTTAAAGTCGCCGTCCGCACCCTCACCAGCGACGTTGTTGAGATCCTCAGGCAAAACGGTATCGAATCGTCCTCCATCAAACATTTCGTTCCCCATCAGGCCAACTACCGTATCATCAAAGCCGTCGGTGATGCGCTGGAACTCTCCGACGATCAGGTCGTCCTCACCGTTGCCAAATACGGCAATACCTCAGGCGCATCGATCCCGATGGCTATCAACGACATCTACGAGTCCGGTCGTCTTCAAAACGGCGAACTGATGCTCCTCGATGCCTTCGGCGGCGGTCTGACATGGGGAAGCGCCCTCGTCCCGTTTGCCGGAAAGGGCAAATAAGAACCCTTTTGCTACAATAGGCGACTTCATTTCAAGGTCGCCGATGCTCTACTCCGATTCACTCATTTCCATCGAACTTCACGAAAGTTCCGTCCCCTGGCTCAAGATTTTCACCCAAACGCCGCGTAAAGAGTTTTCCGAATGTACCGCCGAGGAAAAAAAAGCGATATGGGACGCCCTTGACCGCATCGAAAAAGCGATGCTGGCCTATTTCACCCCCGACAAAATCAACATCGCGTCGTTCGGAAACATGCTTCCGCGCGTTCATTGGCACATCATGGCCCGATTTCGGAACGACGATTATTTTCCCGAACCGATGTGGGGAGTGAAACAAAGAGAGGGATTTGTGCTTCCGGCCCCGATGGAGCCGTTTTTGGAGCGTCTGAAAGAGGAGTTCTCCGGCCGTAGGGCCGCTGATTAATATTTAGGCTTGTTTGAACGGTTGGCGCCGCCGAAGCTGCGTGAACGTTCGCTGCGATCGCCGCCTCTGTCGCCGCCGCGATCACCGCGGTCGCCACGATCACGGTCACCGCGGTATCCGCCGGTGCGATGATTGTTACGGTTGCGGTTAAATCCGCCGCCGCGACGGTTTCCGCCGCGATCGCCGCCGCGACGCTCAAGGTTGTGAAGAATTTTCTCCAAGCGCTCCGCCGCAATACCGATCTGATTCGGGCCGTGCACTTTGTTTTGTTCCATGAGGACCGAAATCAGCTTGTACGCGATCTGCTCCATATCATAATCTTCTTTGAGCTTATCGAGCACTTTGTGCGCTTCGTCGTAAATATGCTGTTTCTCGATTTCGGAGAGAAGACGGCTGACCTGGGCTTCTTTGACGTCGTGTTTGCTCGGAATGTAGGCGTGTTCCATCGTTGTACCGACTTTGGCCCGGATACGCTGGAGCTCTTTAAACTCAAGCGGGGTTACCAGAGTGATGGCTACCCCTTTTTTACCCGCGCGTCCCGTCCGGCCGATACGGTGAACGTAACTTTCAGGGTCGAAGGGAATATGGTAGTTGAAAACGTGGGTAACGCCGTCGATGTGCAGACCCCGCGCCGCCACGTCGGTTGCGATCAGGACGTCAACCGCATCGGTTTTGAGCCCTTTGATGACGCTTTCACGCTGGCGCTGCTCCATATCGCCGTGAAGCCCCTTGGCCGAATACCCGACTGCGGAGAGGACATTGCTGAGGCGGTCAACCTCTTTTTTAGTGCGGCAGAATACAACCGTTTTTTGCGCGTCTTCGGCATCCATCAAACGGATAATCGCATCGTCGCGCTCAGATTCTTCGATGACGTAATACTGCTGCGTAATGTCGGTATTGGTCGTCTCCTCTTTGGTAATTGAGGCAAAAAACGGGTTCACCAGGATACGCTCGGCCAGCTGCTTGATCGGAGCCGGCATCGTCGCCGAAAAAAGAAGCGTCTGACGCTCGGTCGGCAAAAAGGTGAAAATTTCGTTGATATCGTCCAAAAAGCCCATATCGAGCATTTCGTCGGCTTCGTCGAGAATAACCGTCGAGGGGGCGAACCCTTTGAGCATGTCGCGGCTGAGCATGTCCAAAAGACGTCCCGGAGTCGCGATGATAACCTGCGCTCCGCGCTCGATCAGATCGATCTGGCGGTTGTACGAACTGCCGCCGTAGATGGTGACAGTGCGCACGCCCAGGTGACGTCCGAATTTGTAGATCTCGTCGCTGACCTGGTTGGCCAGTTCGCGCGTCGGGGTGATGATAAGGGTTTCAATCCCCCCTTTAAGATGCATTTTGTTGAGGGTAGGAAGGCCGAAAGCCGCCGTTTTCCCTGTACCGGTATGGGCTTGCCCGACAACGTCGCGCCCTTCCATGATGACCGGGATGACCATCGACTGGATGGGGCTTGGCTGGGTAAATCCCGCATATTTGATACTCTGCATGATTTCGGAACGGAGACCGAAATCGTCGAATGTCTGGACATTTTCCGTGTTGTTTACTGTGTTACTCATAATACTGCCTTTTGTTTACGCCATGCCCTCATACAGAAGAACCCTGTTTCCGCCTCGGCGAAAATATTTCTTCAAAAGCCCATGTTGCTACACTGTGCGGCTGCGGCGCTGTATTGCCCCTGCGGGGCGCTAAATTTTCAGAGATTCATCTCTACCATGGAAGGTACCTTGGAAAAACTTCACGCGGTGAAGGTTTGCAAAGGTACCCAAAAATTTGAGCGAATTGTACCTAATCAGAACATAAGTTCTCCTGACAAAGCGGTGTTAACAAAAGCTAAAGTTAACCTTTAGTTTCGAATCGTTTATAATTTGTCCGATTTTTTATAATCTTTTCGAACTATACTTCCAAAAAATCAGAACACTACGCAAGGAGAATTTTTTAATGTTTACCGTGAAAGTCGAAAAAGAGTGCGGCTGTTTCAAACGCAGCGGCATGGAGAACAGCAAAACATTTACCAACAAAGACGACGCGATGATCGAAGCCCGCGAATGGGCCGCCGAAATGAACGAAACGTTTTGCCAGAAACACAACTTTTCCGTTGTCGAAGAGGGCAACGATCTCATTATCAAAGTCGAAATGAACTAAAAGGCGGCTCCGCCTTTTAGAGCTTCAACACCTTTTTTTGAATCACCGCTTTTCGCGACCAGATCGGATCTTTAAGCCCCAGCATCTTTCGCACCTCCTCATTCACCAGCCGATACGAAACGCTTACCGCCACCTGATCCGCCCCCTTGAGTATGCCGAACGTAAAGCTTTTTGAACCGTATGCCGGAACGGAAACGTTTTCAAGCGTTTTGGCCGCAAGATGCGGCACGGTCGGCTTGCCCCGCTTGTTCAGGAACCGGGAGGTAAGCGAACGGGTTTGGGTTCCCATCCCCGTGCCTTTTCGGAAATACGCCACTTCGATCAGAATTTCCCGTGCGCCGAACCCTCCGGGAAGCGGATGGGGGTTGGGATTGTTCAATGTCACTTCCAGTCCGCCCGAAGCGCGTTTGAGACTCACCGCAAGTGCGTCTTTCCACATCGTTTCGGTATGGGCACCGATGAATCCGTGGGAACGGATCTGCCGTTTGTGCGGTTTGCCCTGCGCGTCGCGCAACGTTGCGGCCACCCCCTCTTTGCGCGGCCCCATATGGCAGTCGACGCAGAATTTGTCCCCTTTTTTATACTCCGACTCCATGTCGGTAAAACGATGTCCCTCTTCGGAAGTATCGTTCGCATGGCACACAAAACACAGACGATCGGGATTACGGTCCATGAAATCACGGTGCTCGACACGGTGGTAAGGGGATTTGGCATCCGAATACGGGCCGCTCATGGTCCCGCTTTTCATCCACCCTACACGGTGGACTCCCCGCTTGGTATCGGGGAGGGTGTCGTGGATTCGGTCGATGTTATGACAGACGACGCAGTTGATCCCCTCGGCGATCGTATCGCTCTGAGTCGCGCACGCGGCGTCAGTGTTACGATCCAGATTCAGCGATGCGAGCGCTTCGTATTCGGCATTGGTGGAAGTAACGGAAATGCGGGGGTTATGACACGCGGCGCATTCGATTTTGATCGAATTGAGCGATTTCCCGCTCTGTTTGCGGGCAACGTAGTCGATCGTTTTGCGGAAGTATTCGTCGTTGGCATAGTGGGACGCAGCATGCCAGGAACTTTCCCATTCCTTGACAATATGGCTGTGACAGGCTTTGCATTTGCCGGAATCTTTGTATTTCTCGCCCACGGCTACCGCCTGGGCACCTTGAAGAGTGAAGACCGCCACGGCTACGCAAAGCAACCAGCGCATATTATCCCCTTTTAACGGTGTTTATCGAGCCAGACCATCAATCCTTTCTGCGCATGGAGACGGTTTTCCGCCTCTTCGAAGATAAGACTCTGTTCCCCTTCCAAAACGCTTTCGCTCACCTCGACGCCGCGATAGGCGGGAAGACAATGGAGAAAAATCGCCCCTTTCTCCGCGAGCGCCATCAGTGCTTCGTCGACGATGTAGCCTTCGAATGCGCGGAGCCTCTGGGCTTTTTCTTCTTCCTGCCCCATCGAGATCCATGTATCCGTCGTCACGACGGTAGCCCCTTTGACCGCCTCTTTTGGATCGTTGCTGATCGAAATTTTCGCCCCGCTTTGTTTGGCAAACTCCATCGCATCGGCGATGATGGCCGGATCGCACTCGTACCCCTTGGGGGTTGCGACGCGGAGTTCGAACCCGAGTTTGGAAGCGAGCATCAGCCACGAGTGGGTCATGTTGTTGCCGTCACCGACGTAGGCGACGATCGGATTTTTGTCTTTTCCGCATTCCATCATCGTCATGTAATCGGCGAGGAGCTGTACCGGATGATAGCTGTCGCTGAGGCCGTTGATGACGGGAACTTTCGAATAGCGCGAAAACTCTTCGAGCTTGCTTTGCTCATAGGTACGGATCATCACCATGTCGCACATCGAAGAGATGACCCGGGCGGTATCTTTGACCGGTTCGCCGCGTCCGAGATGGATATCGCGGTTGGAAAGAAAGAGCGCATGACCGCCGAGCTGGTACATCCCGACTTCGAAACTGACGCGGGTGCGCGTGGAACTTTTTTCGAAGATCATGGCAAGCGTCTGATTGGCGAGGCGGGGGACGAAGTTTTTGGCTTTCACCTCTTTTTTAATCTCTACTCCCAGTTCGAGAATCTCGAGGATCTCTTCTTTAGTGTAGTCTTTCAGCGTTAAAAAATGTCTCACGTCTATCCTTCGATACAAAAAACAATCATATCATAAAAAAATTTCATTATTTTAATAACTGCGCCACTTCTTTAGCGTGGTAGCTGATGATGATATCCGCACCCGCGCGTTTGAAACCGACCATCGTCTCCATCATGACGCGGTTGTAATCGATGAGCCCCGCATTACCGGCGTGTTTGAGCATCGCATACTCGCCGCTGACGTTGTAGACCGCCAGCGGAAGCGAGGAAGCTTCGCGGATGTCGCGGATGACGTCGAGATACGCCAGGGCGGGCTTGACCATCAGGATATCGGCCCCCTGCGCTTCATCGGCGAGGCTTTCGCGGATCGCCTCACGGCGGTTGGCCGGATCCATCTGGTAGGTCGAGCGGTCCCCGAAGCTGGGGGTCGATTCGGCGACGTCACGGAAAGGGCCGTAATAGCCGCTGGCAAATTTGGTCGAATAGCTCATGATGGGGAGGTTGACGTATCCCCCCTCATCCAGGGCATCGCGCAATGTCGTGATGATACCGTCCATCATCCCCGAGGGGGCGATCATGTCCGCCCCGGCACGCGCATGGACGAGTGCCTGCTGGCCCGAAATCGAGAGGGTCGCGTCGTTGTCGACCGTCTCGTGTACGTGGTCGAGGATCCCGCAGTGCCCGTGGTCGGTATATTCGCAAAAACACAGGTCGGTGACGACGAACATCTTCGGATACGCTTTTTTGATTGCACGCACGGCGGTGGCAATGATGCCGTGATCACACAACGCGTCGCTTCCGACGGAGTCTTTGACCTCGGGGATACCGAAAAGGATGATCGAATAGATCCCCAGCGACTGCAGCAGCTCGCACTCTTTTAAAATCTCATCCAGCGACATCTGGTAAACGCCCGGCATCGACGCTACCTCGGTTTTAATCCCCTCCCCCGGACGGACGAACAGCGGATAGATGAAATCATCGACGCCCACATGGGTTTCGCGAACCAGTGAACGCAGGCGGGAATTGAGGCGTGTACGGCGAAAACGCTCCATTAAAATGCTCCAGTGTAAATCTAAGTGGGTAAGTGTATCGATACTTAGATTAAGAAAAGGAAATTATAATTGCCCCATGAGTATGCAACCGACATTTGAAAAATCATCGATCGCCAATCTGCCGAGTAAATACGGCCGCTTCAAAATCCGCGTTTACAAAGAGGGGATACAAGAACACCTCGCCATTTTCACCGAAGGATTCGAAAACGCCGAGGCCCCTTTGGTCCGCATCCACTCCGAATGCCTCACGGGCGATACGCTCGGAAGTATCAAATGCGATTGCAACAACCAGCTTCACATTGCCCTCAAAATGATCGCCGCAGAGGGGGGGCTGGTTATCTACCACCGCCAGGAAGGGCGCAACATCGGTCTGCTCAACAAGGTCAACGCCTACGCACTGCAAGACCAGGGGCGCAACACCATCGAGGCGAACGTGGAACTGGGGTTTGAGCCCGACCAGCGTACCTACGACGTCGTCCGCGAAATCTTTCACGATTTCGGTCTGACCAGAATCCGCCTGCTGACCAATAACCCCGCCAAGGTTTCCGTCGTCGAAAATCTCGACGTCGAGATCGTTCAACGGATCCCCGTCGTCATTGATCCCAATCCCCACAACGAGGGGTATCTGAAAGTGAAAAAAGAACAAATGGGGCATCTGTTTTGAGCCGTTTGCGTACCCTGATCGAACGGGCCGCCATTCCGGTCGAAGAATCCTTTTTCGAGAAAATCGAGCAGTACAAAGCGCTGCTGGCCAAATGGAACAAAATCCACAATCTCACGGGGGCCAAATCGGCCGATCAGATCGACGACTTCATCGTCGACGCATTGTTTCCGATCACCTTTCTTCCCCCGCTTAAAACTGCGATGGATATCGGAACAGGGGCCGGTTTTCCGGGAATGGTGCTCGCTATCGCCCTCCCCGCCACCCGGTTCACGCTCGTCGAACCGCTGAGCAAGCGGGCCAGTTTTCTGCAGTTCGTCAAAGCCGATCTGGGCCTCTCCAACGTCGAGGTCAAGGCGCTGCGGGCCGAACAGCTGCCGAGCGCTCCGTACGATCTGGTCACCTCGCGCGCCGTTACCGATACCAAAATGCTGATGAAGCTTTCCGAGCCGTTTTGCGTTCCGGGAACCCTTTTGCTCTTTTACAAAGGGGAAAGAGTGTATGATGAAGTCGATGAAACGCTTGATTACAAGGTCATCGAAGCGGAAAACCGCCACTACCTGCTGATAAAGAGATAAATATGCTCAAACTGTTGCTGCTCGTCGGTGTCATCGCCGCCGTTTATTTCATCTTTTTCAAAAAAAAGAGCCTGACCCCGCCTCCCGCAGACAAAATGCAGGATGAAGCGATGGTTCCGTGCGCCAAATGCGACACCTATGTCCAGGTCAAAGAGGCCTTTATGAAAGAGGGCAAATACTATTGCTCCCGAGAGTGTATGGAGGATTGACGATGGTACTCTTCGGTCACCCGCACGTCCCTTCGGAGCGTTTTTACCACATCGAATCGATTGAAGCGGTCCGGCATACCCCGGCCAATTCGGTCGTGGCACTCTTTTTTAGCCCCGCAAATCTTGATATTATCCGCTATCTCAAAGACAACGGCGTCCGTTTCGCCCTTTTCGTCGACAATCAAGGCGATGCCGTCATTGCCGAAAACCTTCGGGCTTCCTACCTCATCGTCAATCCCAAAGCAGGATCGGCCATCCAGAGCGTCGCCGAACATTACCTGTTCGACGCCAAAGTACTCGGCTACATCGATGATCCCCAAAGGCTCGAAGAACTGATCGACCTCCGCCTTGACGGAGCCATTTTCCCCGAAGCAATTATCAAGGTGACTACTTAGTCCACCGGCGTTCAAGACTCTTGTCGAGGCAGGCTAGGATTTCGTATCCGATAGTCCCCACCGAGCGGGCATAGCCGTTGGCGTTGTCAAACACCAGCAGCTCCTCGGCGTCGCTGGCGAATACCGCGTTGTCCATCGAAATGCGTCCCCGCAGCGCGATCCCCTGCGGCGTCGTATAGCGGTTCGAGGCCAGACGGTCAAGCCCGTTGGCGTATCCCAGATCGTACGTCGATACCACTTCATCCGTCGCGGCTTCATATATCCCGTTATAACCGATTCGTTCCCCTTTTTTGAGCACACGCGTCGCGATCCGTTTTCCCCACAGCGACAAAACCGGTTTGAGCGGCGGCGTTTCGAGTCCTTTGTCCATTTCCAGGCATCCGTAAAGGGCGATCCCTACCCGCGCCATATCATCGGTACATTCAGAACTTCGGAACGTCCCGGCCGAATTCGACAGATGAAACCGGAGGTTCCAGCCATGCGATGCCGCCAGAGAACGTGCGGTTTCTTTAAGCGAATCGAACGCTCTTCGCTGCCAGAACCACTCGCTGCTGAGCGTCTCCGCACTGCGCAGGTGGCTCATCATTCCGACGCATTCGAGTCCTCTGAGCGCCATTTTTTCGAACGCTTCGGCCAGATCGGAGGGTGAGACGCCGTTACGGTGCATCCCGGTATCGACTTTCAATTCGACCCGCGTCCCGGGGAGAAACCGCCCGATCTCCTCCAGCGAATTGACCGCGTAGCTGAATTTGGGATTCACGTACGTCGAGGTATCGGCAAGGATCAAGATACGATCGAAGAACGGTTCGATCTCCACCGCCTCGGCTTCTGTCCGCACCACCGCGTTTTTGACGCCGTACGCACCGGCAGCCTCGGCGATCATAACCGCACCGTGACCGTAGGCGTTGTCTTTGAGTACGACGGCGATTTTATCTTTGGTTCCAACTTGTTGTGCGATAATGTCAAGATTATGAATCAGTGCCTCGCGGCTGAGCGTAATGTATCCCATGATATCCCTGCGGGTGATAGATGGCGCAATTATAGATCAAGGTAGTTTAATGCGATATTTTCCGGCCGAATTCGAACCCCAGAGTTTTGTCCAGCTCATTTTTCCCCATCCCCAAAGCGACTGGGCTCCGTACCTCGAAGAGGCCCGTTCCACGTTCGTGAACATCGCCAACGCGGTTGCCCGCTATGAACCCTGCCTCATCGTCTGTGACGACGTGGAGGTTGTCAAAGGGTATTTTTCCGATCAGACCAACCTCATTTTCGTCCCCTACCAAAGCGACGATACCTGGGCGCGCGACTGTAGCGCCCTCACCGTCATCGACGAAGAGGAAGACGAACCGCTGCTCCTTGATTTCACCTTCACCGGATGGGGCGGAAAATTCGACGCGTCGCGCGACAATGCGATGAGCGCGGCCCTTGCTCTGGTTTACGGTGCGCGGATGGAGAAGATCGACCTGATCTTGGAAGGGGGCGGCGTCGAATCCAACGGCGCGGGATCGCTCCTGGTCACTTCCGAATGTCTCCTCAATCCCAATCGCAACGCCCACCTCTCCAAAACGCAGACCGAAGCGATCCTCAAAAAAGAGTTCGGCGTCGAGCAGATTTTATGGCTGAACCACGGCTACCTTGCGGGGGACGACACCGACAGTCACATCGACACCCTCGCCCGTTTCATCGATACCGACACCATTATGTATGTTAAATGCGACGATACGGAAGACGAACACTACGAAGCCCTCAAAAAAATGGAAGAGGAGCTGATGGAGCTGCGGGACATGGAAGGCGAGCCGTTCAACCTTATCGCCTTGCCGATGTGTTCACCCGCTTATTACGACGGCGAGCGGTTGCCGGCGACCTATGCGAATTTTCTGATTGTCAACGACGCGGTGTTGCTGCCGGTCTACAACGATCCGCACGATGCCGAGGCGATCGAAATCTGCCGCAAAGCGTTCAAAGGGCGCGACATCGTTCCCATCGACTGCTCCGTCCTGATCCGCCAGCACGGTTCGCTCCACTGCGTCACGATGCAGTTCCCCGAAGAAGTCTCTATCCGAATTTAATCTTCACATTGCGGTATAGCCGCTGATGAGATCCTCAGCGGACGGCTATCGCGGCTCTTCACTCTTGGAGTCTGAAACGTCGCCTTGCTTATTTGAAGAGGATACTGAAGCCTGTATAGAGGAAATACCCCGAAGCGGCGAAGAGTAAAACGGTAAAAAGAATACGTCTGTATGTCGGTTTCATGGCTGCAAGTATAGCGATTTAACACTAATGTAACACTTCTTTCCTACACTGTCTTCCTATCAACTTAAGGATTCAGAGTATGAAAAAATTGACCTTCCTTTCGGTAGCGGCCGTTGCTGCGCTGGCGACCGAACCCGTCACGATCCAGAAAATCACCGTCGAGGCTACCGCGCCCAAGGGCGATACGCAAAACATCAGCGCCGATGAAATCGTCAAGTTTTCGCGCCAGAGCGATCTGGGGGAAATGCTTTCGGGAGTGTTGCCCGAGATTACCCACGTCCGTACCAGCGCCATCGGGAACGATATCGTCCTGCGCGGTTTCAAACGCGATAACCTCAATGTCACGATCGATGACGCCAAAGTATGCGGCGCCTGTCCCAACCGGATGGACCCTCCGGCCATGCACGTCTCTAGCAGTCAAATCGCATCGGTCGAAGTGAAAGAAGGACCGTTCGACGTCACCCAGTTCGGCAGCCTCGGCGGAGCGATCAACGTCGTCACCAAAGACCCTTCCAAAGGGGTGCACGGAGAAGTTTCCGCAACACTTGGAAGCTATGATTACCGCAAAGTCGGCGCCACCCTTGAAGCGGGGAACGATGCGGTACAGGCCCTGGTCGGATACAGCCGCGAAACAAGCGGCCAGTACAAAGACGGCGACGGCAAAACGATGGCGGAGCAGGCCGACAGCGCCATAACCGCAGGACAGCGT harbors:
- a CDS encoding alanine racemase, yielding MGYITLSREALIHNLDIIAQQVGTKDKIAVVLKDNAYGHGAVMIAEAAGAYGVKNAVVRTEAEAVEIEPFFDRILILADTSTYVNPKFSYAVNSLEEIGRFLPGTRVELKVDTGMHRNGVSPSDLAEAFEKMALRGLECVGMMSHLRSAETLSSEWFWQRRAFDSLKETARSLAASHGWNLRFHLSNSAGTFRSSECTDDMARVGIALYGCLEMDKGLETPPLKPVLSLWGKRIATRVLKKGERIGYNGIYEAATDEVVSTYDLGYANGLDRLASNRYTTPQGIALRGRISMDNAVFASDAEELLVFDNANGYARSVGTIGYEILACLDKSLERRWTK
- a CDS encoding agmatine/peptidylarginine deiminase, with the translated sequence MRYFPAEFEPQSFVQLIFPHPQSDWAPYLEEARSTFVNIANAVARYEPCLIVCDDVEVVKGYFSDQTNLIFVPYQSDDTWARDCSALTVIDEEEDEPLLLDFTFTGWGGKFDASRDNAMSAALALVYGARMEKIDLILEGGGVESNGAGSLLVTSECLLNPNRNAHLSKTQTEAILKKEFGVEQILWLNHGYLAGDDTDSHIDTLARFIDTDTIMYVKCDDTEDEHYEALKKMEEELMELRDMEGEPFNLIALPMCSPAYYDGERLPATYANFLIVNDAVLLPVYNDPHDAEAIEICRKAFKGRDIVPIDCSVLIRQHGSLHCVTMQFPEEVSIRI
- the rsmG gene encoding 16S rRNA (guanine(527)-N(7))-methyltransferase RsmG, translated to MSRLRTLIERAAIPVEESFFEKIEQYKALLAKWNKIHNLTGAKSADQIDDFIVDALFPITFLPPLKTAMDIGTGAGFPGMVLAIALPATRFTLVEPLSKRASFLQFVKADLGLSNVEVKALRAEQLPSAPYDLVTSRAVTDTKMLMKLSEPFCVPGTLLLFYKGERVYDEVDETLDYKVIEAENRHYLLIKR
- a CDS encoding PP0621 family protein — protein: MLKLLLLVGVIAAVYFIFFKKKSLTPPPADKMQDEAMVPCAKCDTYVQVKEAFMKEGKYYCSRECMED